A genomic region of Pseudomonas migulae contains the following coding sequences:
- the aspA gene encoding aspartate ammonia-lyase gives MSSAASFRTEKDLLGVLEVPAQAYYGIQTLRAVNNFRLSGVPISHYPKLVVGLAMVKQAAADANRELGHLSEAKHAAISEACARLIRGDFHEEFVVDMIQGGAGTSTNMNANEVIANIALEAMGHQKGEYQYLHPNNDVNMAQSTNDAYPTAIRLGLLLGHDALLASLDSLIQSFAAKGEEFSHVLKMGRTQLQDAVPMTLGQEFRAFATTLSEDLARLKTLAPELLTEVNLGGTAIGTGINADPRYQALAVQRLALISGQPLVPAADLIEATSDMGAFVLFSGMLKRTAVKLSKICNDLRLLSSGPRTGINEINLPARQPGSSIMPGKVNPVIPEAVNQVAFQIIGNDLALTIAAEGGQLQLNVMEPLIAFKIFDSIRLLQRAMDMLREHCITGITANEARCRELVEHSIGLVTALNPYIGYENATRIARIALESGRGVLELVREEGLLDEEMLADILRPENMIAPRLVPLKA, from the coding sequence ATGTCCTCCGCTGCATCTTTCCGCACAGAAAAAGACCTGCTTGGCGTACTCGAAGTACCGGCTCAAGCGTATTACGGCATCCAGACCCTGCGAGCGGTGAACAACTTCCGTCTCTCCGGCGTTCCGATTTCGCATTACCCGAAGCTGGTTGTCGGCCTGGCCATGGTCAAACAGGCCGCCGCTGACGCCAACCGCGAGTTGGGTCACCTGAGCGAAGCCAAGCACGCTGCCATCAGCGAAGCCTGTGCACGATTGATCCGCGGCGACTTCCACGAAGAGTTCGTGGTGGACATGATTCAAGGCGGCGCTGGCACTTCGACCAACATGAATGCCAACGAAGTCATCGCCAACATCGCGCTGGAGGCCATGGGTCACCAGAAGGGCGAATACCAATACCTGCACCCGAACAACGACGTGAACATGGCGCAGTCGACCAACGACGCCTACCCGACCGCGATCCGCCTGGGTCTGCTGCTGGGTCACGACGCATTGCTGGCCAGCCTCGACAGCCTGATCCAGTCGTTCGCCGCCAAAGGTGAAGAATTCAGCCACGTCCTGAAGATGGGCCGTACCCAGCTGCAAGACGCCGTGCCGATGACCCTCGGCCAGGAATTCCGCGCCTTCGCCACCACGTTGAGCGAAGACCTGGCACGCCTGAAAACACTGGCACCGGAACTGCTGACCGAAGTGAACCTGGGCGGTACTGCAATCGGCACCGGCATCAACGCCGACCCGCGCTACCAGGCCCTGGCTGTTCAGCGTCTGGCACTGATCAGCGGTCAACCGCTGGTTCCGGCGGCCGACCTGATCGAGGCCACCTCCGACATGGGCGCCTTCGTGCTGTTCTCCGGCATGCTCAAGCGCACCGCGGTCAAGCTGTCGAAGATCTGCAACGACCTGCGCCTGCTGTCCAGCGGCCCACGTACCGGCATCAACGAAATCAACCTGCCAGCGCGTCAGCCAGGCAGCTCGATCATGCCAGGCAAGGTCAACCCGGTAATCCCGGAAGCAGTAAACCAAGTGGCGTTCCAGATCATCGGCAACGACCTGGCCCTGACCATCGCGGCCGAAGGCGGCCAGCTGCAACTGAACGTGATGGAGCCGCTGATCGCCTTCAAGATCTTCGACTCGATCCGTCTGCTGCAACGCGCCATGGACATGCTGCGCGAGCACTGCATCACCGGCATCACCGCCAACGAAGCCCGCTGCCGCGAACTGGTCGAGCACTCGATCGGCCTGGTGACCGCGCTGAACCCGTACATCGGCTATGAAAACGCCACCCGCATCGCCCGTATCGCCCTCGAAAGCGGCCGCGGCGTGCTGGAACTGGTGCGCGAAGAAGGCTTGCTCGACGAAGAAATGCTCGCCGACATCCTGCGCCCGGAAAACATGATTGCTCCACGTCTGGTTCCGCTTAAAGCCTGA
- a CDS encoding alanine/glycine:cation symporter family protein, with protein sequence MLEVINDFLSGKVLIVLIVGLGSYFTIRSRFVQLRHFFHMFAVFRDSLKSSAGQLSSFQALMLSLAGRVGAGNIAGVGIAVTLGGPGAVFWMWVTALVGMSSSFFECSLGQLYKRADADGTYRGGPSYYIQHGLQKRWLGMIMAFLLLVTFGFAFNGLQSHAVTHSLNNAFGLDTTYTGLALAVLLGLVFIGGIKRIAKVADLLVPVKTLVYIGVTIYVIVLQFDHVPGMLMTIVKSAFGLDQAFGGLIGSAIVMGVKRGVFANEAGLGSAPNVAAVASVEHPVAQGVVQAFSVFLDTFVICTCTALLILLSGFYTPGFEGDGIALTQNSLAAVVGDWGRMFISVALALFVFTSILYNYYLGESNLRFLIGENRKALIGYRALVLVLIFWGAIENLGTVFAFADITMTLLAFVNLIALFLLFKVGMRILRDYDDQRAAGIKTPVFDSSKFPDLDLDLNAWPANPPAATPKAEAEPQVVPAAQR encoded by the coding sequence ATGCTCGAAGTCATTAACGACTTCCTCTCAGGGAAAGTACTGATCGTGCTCATTGTCGGGCTCGGTAGCTACTTCACGATCCGCTCGCGTTTCGTTCAATTGCGCCACTTCTTCCACATGTTCGCGGTGTTCCGCGACAGCCTCAAAAGCAGCGCCGGGCAACTCAGCTCATTCCAGGCCCTGATGCTCAGCCTCGCCGGCCGCGTCGGTGCGGGCAACATCGCCGGTGTCGGCATTGCCGTGACCCTCGGTGGGCCAGGTGCGGTGTTCTGGATGTGGGTGACCGCGCTGGTCGGCATGTCCAGCAGCTTCTTCGAATGCTCCCTCGGCCAGCTCTACAAACGCGCTGACGCCGACGGCACTTACCGTGGCGGCCCGTCCTACTACATCCAGCACGGCCTGCAGAAACGCTGGTTGGGCATGATCATGGCGTTCCTGTTGCTGGTGACCTTCGGGTTCGCCTTCAACGGCCTGCAATCCCACGCCGTGACCCACTCGCTGAACAACGCGTTCGGCCTCGACACCACCTACACAGGCCTGGCCTTGGCGGTGTTGCTGGGCCTGGTGTTCATCGGCGGGATCAAGCGCATCGCCAAGGTCGCTGACCTGCTGGTGCCGGTGAAAACCCTGGTGTACATCGGCGTGACCATCTACGTGATCGTGCTGCAATTCGACCACGTTCCGGGCATGTTGATGACGATCGTCAAAAGCGCCTTCGGTCTCGACCAGGCCTTCGGTGGCCTGATCGGCAGCGCCATCGTCATGGGCGTGAAGCGTGGCGTGTTCGCCAACGAAGCGGGCCTGGGCAGTGCGCCAAACGTGGCGGCCGTGGCGTCGGTCGAGCACCCGGTGGCACAAGGTGTGGTTCAAGCGTTCAGCGTATTCCTCGATACCTTCGTGATCTGCACCTGCACCGCCTTGCTGATCCTGCTCTCGGGTTTCTACACCCCAGGCTTCGAAGGCGACGGCATTGCCCTGACCCAGAACTCGCTCGCCGCTGTCGTGGGCGACTGGGGCCGGATGTTCATTTCCGTGGCCCTGGCGTTGTTCGTGTTCACCTCGATTCTCTACAACTACTACCTGGGCGAGAGCAACCTGCGCTTCCTGATCGGTGAAAACCGCAAGGCGCTGATCGGCTACCGCGCGCTGGTACTGGTGTTGATTTTCTGGGGTGCGATCGAGAACCTCGGCACGGTGTTCGCGTTTGCCGACATCACCATGACCCTGCTCGCGTTCGTGAACCTGATCGCGCTGTTCCTGCTGTTCAAGGTCGGCATGCGCATCCTGCGTGACTACGATGACCAGCGCGCTGCCGGGATCAAGACGCCGGTGTTCGATTCGAGCAAGTTTCCGGATCTGGACCTGGATCTGAACGCCTGGCCAGCCAATCCGCCAGCCGCCACTCCAAAGGCCGAAGCCGAGCCGCAAGTCGTACCCGCAGCGCAACGCTGA
- a CDS encoding asparaginase gives MNSSTYPAAQHVMVLYTGGTIGMQASEHGLAPASGFEARMREYLHSQPELVVPQWRFREMSPLIDSANMSPAYWQQLREAVVDAVDVQGCDSVLILHGTDTLAYSAAAMSFQLLGLQARVCFTGSMLPAGVTDSDAWENLGGALVALGQGLAPGVHLYFHGELLDPTRCAKVRSFGRHPFKRLERQGGGVKAPSIPAQLNYNQPKQLAKVAVLPLFPGIGAEILDGLLDSGIQGLVLECYGSGTGPSDNPEFLASLGRARDNGVVVVAVTQCHEGGVELDVYEAGSRLRGVGVLSGGGMTREAAFGKLHGLLGAGLDTAEVRRLVELDLAGELS, from the coding sequence ATGAATTCCTCGACCTACCCTGCCGCCCAGCACGTCATGGTGCTCTACACCGGCGGCACCATCGGCATGCAAGCCAGCGAACATGGCCTGGCACCCGCATCCGGTTTCGAAGCGCGGATGCGCGAATACCTGCACAGCCAGCCCGAGCTGGTGGTGCCACAGTGGCGCTTTCGCGAGATGTCGCCGCTGATCGACAGCGCCAACATGTCCCCGGCGTACTGGCAGCAACTGCGTGAAGCGGTGGTCGATGCTGTCGACGTACAGGGTTGCGACAGTGTGCTGATTCTGCACGGCACCGACACGCTGGCTTACAGCGCGGCGGCCATGAGTTTTCAACTGCTCGGCCTGCAGGCCCGCGTGTGCTTTACCGGTTCGATGCTGCCGGCCGGCGTGACCGACAGCGATGCCTGGGAAAACCTCGGCGGCGCACTGGTTGCCCTCGGCCAAGGCCTGGCACCGGGCGTGCATCTGTACTTCCACGGCGAACTGCTGGACCCGACCCGTTGCGCGAAGGTGCGCAGTTTCGGTCGTCATCCGTTCAAGCGCCTGGAGCGTCAGGGCGGTGGTGTGAAAGCACCCTCGATCCCTGCGCAACTGAACTACAACCAGCCAAAGCAATTGGCAAAGGTTGCGGTGTTGCCGCTGTTTCCAGGCATCGGCGCCGAAATCCTTGATGGCCTGCTCGACAGCGGTATTCAGGGGCTGGTGCTGGAGTGCTACGGCAGCGGCACCGGGCCGAGCGACAACCCTGAGTTTCTCGCCAGCCTCGGTCGCGCGCGGGACAACGGTGTGGTGGTGGTTGCGGTGACGCAATGCCATGAAGGTGGTGTTGAGCTGGATGTCTACGAGGCGGGCAGTCGTTTACGTGGCGTCGGCGTACTTTCCGGCGGCGGCATGACCCGTGAGGCGGCGTTCGGCAAGTTGCATGGGTTGCTGGGGGCGGGGCTGGATACTGCTGAAGTACGGCGCCTTGTAGAGCTCGACCTCGCCGGTGAACTTAGCTGA
- a CDS encoding AraC family transcriptional regulator, protein MLHSHLTTLNAVSLVLNAFKAEGLSSEALLAGSGISAADLNRADTRITTNQEMQVCANAVALKRDIGLELGRRMHVSCYGMLGYALLTSATFGDALRLAMRYPALLGTLFELSLEEDGERVWFVAADYRESPAMAVFNAEFCLVSLKVICDDLLGHPLPLLAARFEHAAPDYETTYAEHFNCPLHFDARDNAFAFDKRWLDQPLPLADVITHQAMAERCRKQNIEFTGRQAWLGRIRQLLSAQLNAAPGLEGLAEQMNCSARTLRRHLKDLGCSYQELLDELRFEQAKHMLCEDQMPIYRIAEALGFSETASFRHAFVRWSGVAPSQFRP, encoded by the coding sequence ATGCTCCACTCCCACCTCACCACCCTCAACGCCGTTTCTCTGGTGCTCAACGCCTTCAAGGCCGAAGGCCTGTCGAGCGAAGCGCTGCTGGCCGGAAGCGGTATCAGCGCGGCGGATCTGAACCGTGCCGACACGCGCATCACCACCAACCAGGAGATGCAGGTCTGCGCCAACGCGGTTGCGCTCAAGCGTGACATCGGCCTGGAACTGGGCCGGCGCATGCACGTTTCCTGCTATGGCATGCTCGGTTATGCCCTGCTCACCAGTGCCACCTTCGGTGACGCTTTGCGTCTGGCGATGCGCTATCCGGCGCTGTTGGGAACACTTTTCGAACTGAGCCTGGAAGAGGACGGCGAACGCGTGTGGTTCGTCGCGGCCGATTACCGGGAGAGCCCGGCGATGGCGGTGTTCAACGCCGAATTCTGCCTGGTGTCGTTGAAAGTCATCTGCGACGACCTGCTCGGTCACCCGCTGCCGCTGCTGGCGGCTCGCTTCGAACATGCCGCCCCCGACTACGAGACAACTTACGCCGAGCATTTCAACTGCCCGTTGCACTTCGACGCTCGGGACAACGCCTTTGCCTTCGACAAACGCTGGCTCGACCAGCCCTTGCCCCTCGCGGATGTCATTACCCATCAGGCCATGGCCGAACGCTGCCGCAAGCAGAATATCGAGTTCACCGGGCGCCAGGCCTGGCTGGGGCGGATTCGCCAACTGCTCAGCGCGCAATTGAATGCGGCGCCAGGGCTCGAAGGGTTGGCCGAGCAGATGAATTGCTCGGCGCGGACCCTGCGCCGGCACCTCAAGGACCTGGGGTGTAGCTATCAGGAGTTGCTGGATGAGCTGCGTTTCGAGCAGGCCAAGCACATGCTCTGCGAAGACCAGATGCCGATCTACCGGATCGCCGAAGCGCTGGGGTTCAGCGAAACCGCAAGTTTTCGCCATGCGTTTGTGCGCTGGAGTGGTGTGGCGCCGAGCCAATTCAGACCTTGA
- a CDS encoding histone deacetylase family protein, producing the protein MLTIYSDDHHLHHGRCELIDGQLKPCFEMPSRADHVLARVQNQNLGPVEAPKDFGLDPIARIHSRDYLDFFKGAWSRWTEFNTDGDLLPYTWPARTLRAIKPTSLHGQLGYYSFDGGAPITAGTWQAAYSAAQVALTAQAEIQRGARSAFALCRPPGHHAASDLMGGYCYLNNAAIAAQAFLDQGHRKVAILDVDYHHGNGTQSIFYERSDVLFTSIHGHPEAEFPFFLGYEDELGEGAGEGFNFNYPLPAGSGWDSWSAALEQACKEIEKYGADIVVVSLGVDTFKDDPISQFKLDSPDYLAMGERIAKLGVPTLFVMEGGYAVEEIGINAVNVLEGFESAQ; encoded by the coding sequence ATGCTGACCATCTACTCGGACGATCACCACCTGCACCACGGCCGTTGTGAATTGATAGACGGGCAACTCAAGCCCTGCTTTGAAATGCCTTCGCGTGCCGACCACGTCTTGGCGCGGGTACAAAACCAGAACCTCGGCCCCGTTGAAGCGCCGAAGGATTTCGGCCTCGACCCGATCGCGCGTATCCACAGCCGCGACTACCTCGACTTCTTCAAAGGTGCCTGGTCCCGTTGGACCGAGTTCAACACCGACGGCGACTTGCTGCCCTACACCTGGCCGGCCCGCACCTTGCGCGCCATCAAGCCCACCAGCCTGCACGGCCAGCTCGGCTATTACAGCTTCGACGGCGGCGCCCCGATTACCGCTGGCACCTGGCAAGCGGCGTACAGCGCAGCCCAAGTGGCGCTCACCGCCCAGGCCGAAATCCAGCGCGGCGCACGCAGTGCCTTCGCGTTGTGCCGCCCACCGGGACACCACGCCGCCAGCGATTTGATGGGTGGTTATTGCTACCTCAACAACGCCGCCATCGCCGCTCAGGCCTTCCTCGATCAAGGCCACAGGAAAGTCGCGATCCTCGACGTCGATTACCACCACGGCAACGGCACCCAATCGATTTTCTACGAACGCAGCGACGTGCTCTTCACCTCGATCCATGGCCATCCGGAAGCCGAGTTCCCGTTCTTCCTCGGTTATGAAGACGAGCTGGGCGAAGGCGCGGGCGAAGGCTTCAACTTCAACTACCCTTTGCCGGCCGGTAGCGGTTGGGACAGCTGGAGTGCGGCGCTGGAACAGGCCTGCAAAGAGATCGAGAAATACGGCGCCGACATCGTTGTCGTGTCCCTGGGCGTCGATACGTTCAAGGACGATCCGATCTCCCAATTCAAACTCGACAGCCCGGATTACCTGGCGATGGGCGAGCGCATTGCGAAGCTCGGCGTGCCGACGCTGTTCGTGATGGAAGGCGGTTACGCGGTCGAAGAAATCGGCATCAACGCCGTGAACGTTCTTGAAGGTTTTGAAAGCGCTCAATGA
- a CDS encoding polyamine ABC transporter substrate-binding protein gives MNRLKRLIVPALCATALSGAAHAEERTLRVYNWFDYITPKALEDFKAQNTQTKLVYDIFDTNEALEAKLLTGNSGYDVVVPSNVFLAKQIEAGVFQPLDRSKLPNWNHLDPKLMKLIEANDPGNKFAVPYMYGTILIGFNPDKVKAALGDKAPVDSWDLIFKEENISKLKQCGVALLDSPSEILPLALQHLGLDPNSKKPADYEKAEALLMKIRPYVTYFHSSKYMADIANGDICVAVGYSGSFSQAANRAKEAKNGVIVDMRLPKEGAPIWFDMLAIPKGAKNTEDAYTFINYLLQPQVIAPVSDFVGYPNPNKDATEMVDPAIRNNPNLYPTEAAMGTLYTLQPLPRDAERARTRAWTKIKSGT, from the coding sequence ATGAACAGACTCAAGCGTCTTATCGTTCCCGCCCTGTGCGCCACCGCGCTCAGCGGGGCCGCTCACGCCGAAGAGCGAACGTTGCGCGTCTACAACTGGTTCGACTACATCACCCCCAAAGCGCTGGAAGACTTCAAGGCGCAGAACACCCAGACCAAACTGGTCTATGACATCTTCGACACCAACGAAGCGCTGGAAGCCAAGTTGCTGACCGGCAACTCCGGCTACGACGTGGTGGTGCCGTCCAACGTGTTCCTCGCCAAGCAGATCGAGGCAGGCGTTTTCCAACCGCTGGACCGCAGCAAGCTGCCGAACTGGAACCACCTCGATCCCAAGTTGATGAAGCTGATCGAGGCCAACGACCCGGGCAACAAATTCGCCGTGCCGTACATGTACGGCACCATCCTGATCGGCTTCAACCCGGACAAGGTCAAAGCGGCGCTGGGCGACAAGGCGCCGGTCGACAGTTGGGACCTGATCTTCAAGGAAGAGAACATCAGCAAGCTCAAGCAGTGCGGCGTCGCCCTGCTCGACTCGCCGTCGGAGATCCTGCCGCTGGCCCTGCAACACCTCGGCCTGGACCCCAACAGCAAGAAGCCGGCGGACTACGAAAAGGCGGAAGCGCTGTTGATGAAAATCCGGCCGTACGTCACTTACTTCCACTCCTCCAAGTACATGGCCGACATCGCCAATGGTGACATCTGCGTCGCGGTCGGTTATTCCGGCAGCTTCTCCCAGGCCGCCAACCGCGCCAAGGAAGCCAAGAACGGCGTGATCGTCGACATGCGCCTGCCGAAAGAAGGCGCGCCGATCTGGTTCGACATGCTCGCGATTCCGAAAGGCGCGAAGAACACGGAAGACGCCTACACCTTCATCAACTATTTGCTGCAACCGCAGGTGATCGCACCGGTCAGTGATTTTGTCGGTTACCCGAATCCGAACAAGGACGCCACGGAAATGGTCGACCCGGCGATCCGCAACAACCCGAACCTGTACCCGACCGAAGCGGCAATGGGCACGCTTTACACCCTGCAACCGCTGCCGCGTGATGCCGAACGCGCACGCACGCGGGCCTGGACCAAGATCAAGTCCGGGACCTGA